A stretch of the Xiphias gladius isolate SHS-SW01 ecotype Sanya breed wild chromosome 19, ASM1685928v1, whole genome shotgun sequence genome encodes the following:
- the LOC120804756 gene encoding trichoplein keratin filament-binding protein — protein sequence MALPTLSDHMPSRSRVLAGQFARQREQEARWRQQWELHARYFREQSVCSQRQAVWSSRHSYQQSMSAYHKQRLKEEKKASLEQRRNRLRAMLQEEQDQLEAELRHVVPDRSTLASQLVQKNDELRTAREERRKKLAQELLREHWKKNNPELREVESALHKDHVVSQWQEQISEKKQQDVAEQEEKRRFENEYERTRKEALERMKQGEEKRKAEEFKRAEELRKQMEELKLREEEATRLKKEQEALLVQQWELEKIEAERRKVEEREKKSEIGLFLIRQYRAQLKRRAQQVQEELEADRKILAALLEGEQEDRRLETARRERAIADAAWMKRVIEEQLQLEREREAEFDILHREEAQHVWEKREAQWEKEKKARERLMHEVLAGRQQQLELKMQKNHEAQEESLRRREELIQELELEKEIRRREKDQQEGRRTARIQELNAQVEQQRQEHWEEQCRIEQDEEEEREALRFQEEELRLEMQRMAKKGYQEKIHSRPRSAWT from the exons ATGGCTCTGCCGACCCTCTCGGACCATATGCCAAGCCGGTCCCGGGTGCTGGCGGGACAGTTCGCACGGCAGCGGGAGCAGGAGGCCCGATGGCGACAGCAGTGGGAGCTGCACGCTCGGTACTTCAGAGAGCAGAGTGTCTGCAGCCAGAGACAGGCGGTGTGGAGCTCCCGTCACTCCTACCAGCAGAG TATGTCAGCGTACCATAAACAGAGactgaaggaggaaaagaaggccAGCCTGGAGCAGCGCAGGAATCGGCTCAGGGCCATGCTTCAAGAGGAGCAAGACCAGCTGGAGGCGGAGCTCAGGCACGTGGTCCCTGACAGGAGCACATTGGCAAGTCAGCTGGTGCAAAAAAATGACGAGCTTCGTACagcaagagaggaaagaagaaaaaag CTTGCACAAGAGCTGTTGAGGGAgcactggaagaaaaacaacccaGAGTTGCGAGAG GTCGAGTCAGCATTACATAAAGATCATGTTGTCAGCCAATGGCAGGAGCAGATATCTGAGAAGAAACAG CAAGACGTAGCAGAGCAAGAGGAGAAGAGGCGTTTTGAAAATGAGTATGAAAGGACCCGAAAAGAAGCGCTGGAGAGGATGAAGCagggggaggagaaaaggaaagcagaggagTTCAAGAGAGCAGAAGAACTTCGCAAACAGATGGAAGAACTGAAGCTGAGGGAAGAAGAG gcCACTCGTCTAAAGAAGGAGCAAGAGGCTCTGCTGGTCCAGCAGTGGGAGCTGGAAAAGATAGAAGCGGAGAGGAGGAAGGTggaggaaagggaaaagaagTCTGAGATTGG GCTTTTCTTGATCCGTCAATATCGAGCTCAGCTGAAGAGGAGAGCCCAGCAAGTACAGGAGGAACTG GAGGCCGATCGTAAGATCCTGGCAGCCCTGCTGGAAGGTGAGCAGGAGGACAGGAGGCTGGAGACTGCAAGAAGGGAACGGGCTATCGCTGATGCTGCCTGGATGAAACGAGTGATTGAAGAGCAACTTCAGTTGGAGCGGGAACGGGAGGCTGAGTTTGACATCCTACACAG AGAAGAAGCGCAGCATGTATGGGAGAAACGAGAGGCACAgtgggagaaggagaagaaagccAGAGAACGGCTCATGCATGAG GTGCTTGCAGggagacagcagcagctggagctgAAGATGCAGAAGAACCACGAGGCTCAGGAGGAGTCCTTGAGGAGACGAGAAGAGCTGATccaggagctggagctggagaaggagatCAGACGGCGGGAGAAGGACCAACAAGAGGGCCGTAGGACAGCAAGGATCCAAGAGTTAAATGCTCAG GTGGAGCAGCAGCGTCAAGAGCACTGGGAGGAGCAGTGCAGGATAGAgcaggacgaggaggaggagagggaggctcTTCGATTccaagaggaggagctgaggctGGAGATGCAGAGGATGGCCAAGAAAGGGTACCAGGAGAAG ATTCACAGCAGACCTCGATCAGCCTGGACATGA
- the gltpa gene encoding glycolipid transfer protein produces the protein MALLMEHHFRQLPADRQVETRAFLEAVSYLPPFFDCLGATVFAPIKADITGNITKIKAVYDTNPGRFKTLQQILEAEKEKHGAAWPKVGATLALMWLKRGLRFIQVFLQSLVDGEKDDNNPNLIRVNVNKAYEIALKRYHGWLVQQLFKAALFAAPYKSDFLKALSKGRDIKEEECLEKIRKFLINFSATVDAIYEMYNKMNADLDYTV, from the exons ATGGCTCTGCTAATGGAGCACCACTTCAGACAGCTGCCCGCTGACAGACAGGTGGAAACTAGAGCTTTTCTGGAGGCCGTGTCATACCTTCCACCATTCTTTG ACTGCCTTGGCGCGACTGTTTTTGCACCAATTAAAGCTGACATAACTGGGAACATCACA AAGATCAAGGCAGTTTATGATACCAACCCAGGACGGTTCAAGACACTACAGCAGATTTtggaggcagagaaggaaaagCATGGAGCAGCATGGCCCAAAGTTGGAGCGACGTTGGCTCTGATGTGGCTGAAAAG GGGCCTACGATTTATCCAAGTCTTCCTTCAGAGCCTGGTGGATGGTGAGAAGGATGACAACAACCCAAACCTCATTCGAGTCAATGTCAACAAAGCCTATGAAATAGCCCTGAAGAGGTACCATGGCTGGTTGGTGCAACAGCTTTTCAAG GCAGCTCTTTTCGCTGCTCCATATAAGTCAGATTTCCTGAAGGCCCTCTCCAAGGGCCGGGACATCAAGGAGGAGGAGTGCTtggagaaaatcagaaaattccTCATCAACTTCTCTGCCACTGTTGATGCTATCTATGAGATGTACAATAAGATGAATGCTGACCTTGACTACACAGTGTGA